A genomic segment from Nicotiana sylvestris chromosome 1, ASM39365v2, whole genome shotgun sequence encodes:
- the LOC104215979 gene encoding lysM domain-containing GPI-anchored protein 2, translating to MVSSSRLTITLASLLCLVWLLTVSSPATASFTCRSGGTCDAIIDYTLPNATTYNAVKKLFHVKNLRFLLGVNNLPIDTPADQKLPANQTIKIPFPCLCRNGTGISNKRPTYTVVPGDFLSHIVSDIFANLFTVQELQTVNNITDPNVIQPGDKLWVPLPCSCDDVDGEKVVHYGRLVAAGNTVDAIAQQYNVSQDTLLKLNGLSDPKELIAGSVLDVPLKACQSMVSNTSLDYPLLVPNDTYFFTAANCVTCKCDAANNWTLQCQPSQIKSSLWKSCPSMQCQGLDSFYIGNVTSSDCNSAACAYAGYSNQTIFTTSTQSTCPASTASEMRSGTWRWNIILVAIHLALLSASYLR from the exons ATGGTTTCTTCCTCGAGGCTAACTATTACACTTGCTTCCCTGTTATGCCTTGTTTGGCTGCTCACTGTTTCATCTCCGGCAACAGCTTCCTTCACTTGCCGTTCCGGCGGAACCTGTGATGCCATTATTGACTACACTTTACCCAACGCCACTACCTATAACGCCGTTAAAAAACTGTTCCATGTCAAGAACCTCCGTTTCCTACTCGGCGTTAACAACCTCCCTATCGACACCCCTGCTGATCAAAAACTCCCCGCTAATCAAACCATCAAAATCCCATTCCCTTGTCTCTGTAGAAATGGTACCGGAATATCCAACAAGCGGCCCACTTACACCGTCGTACCCGGTGACTTCCTCTCACACATCGTCTCCGATATCTTCGCCAATTTATTTACCGTTCAGGAACTCCAGACGGTTAACAACATAACCGACCCGAATGTGATACAACCCGGAGATAAGCTGTGGGTCCCACTGCCTTGCAGCTGCGATGACGTTGACGGTGAAAAGGTTGTTCATTATGGTCGCTTGGTGGCCGCCGGCAACACCGTGGATGCCATTGCTCAGCAGTACAATGTTTCCCAGGATACGCTTTTGAAATTAAATGGTTTATCAGATCCTAAAGAACTTATAGCTGGCTCTGTTCTTGATGTTCCCCTTAAAG CTTGCCAATCAATGGTGAGCAATACCTCACTGGACTATCCTTTGCTCGTCCCAAATGACACATATTTCTTCACTGCTGCCAATTGTGTAACATGCAAGTGTGATGCTGCGAACAACTGGAC CTTGCAATGCCAACCATCTCAGATAAAGTCCTCTCTTTGGAAGTCATGCCCCTCTATGCAGTGCCAAGGTCTGGATAGCTTTTACATTGGGAATGTCACATCTTCAGATTGTAACTCCGCAGCTTGTGCTTATGCTGGTTACAGCAACCAGACCATTTTTACCACAAGCACTCAGTCAACTTGTCCTG CAAGTACTGCTTCTGAGATGAGGTCAGGGACATGGAGGTGGAATATCATCCTGGTTGCTATCCATCTGGCGTTGCTATCTGCTTCTTATTTGAGATAA
- the LOC104215977 gene encoding protein DETOXIFICATION 45, chloroplastic-like, which yields MTAAQLTSKTMYNGFAELEVKEEISKFCSLRYSHRHRNSFSRVSRNSLGYIYGGNNCSLSIERSKRFLTPPVICPRTRKFLRFRNKLSSESGAEASDLRDTTVKGNDYLASSSGEVFELNETVPIIENVESDSTEAPTSSSRSSEVRRELVMLSLPAIAGQAIDPLVQLMETAYIGRLGSVELASAGVSISVFNIISKLFNVPLLSVATSFVAEDIAKNVTKVYMSEEAEGTNGRLPIGVAERHQFSSVSTALFLAVGIGIIEALALALGSELLLGLMGISSTSPMRAPAKRFLALRALGAPAFVVSLALQGIFRGFKDTKTPVFCLGIGNFIAIFLFPLLMYYFGLGVSGAAISTVISQYLVAFSMIWYLNQRVILLPPRFGELQFGGYLKSGGFLIGRTLSVLFTMTLATSMAARQGAVAMAAHQICLQVWLAVSLLTDALAASAQALVASYLSKGDYVVVTEITHYVLKLGLLAGVFLAAALGVSFGSLSTLFTKDAEVLAVVGTGVLFVSASQPINALAFIFDGLHYGVSDFPYAARSMMLVGAISSGFLLFAPRHLGLPGVWLGLTLFMGLRMMAGIIRLLSKKSPWWFLHCDTNEAKVIS from the exons ATGACAGCTGCACAATTGACTAGTAAGACGATGTATAATGGGTTTGCTGAATTGGAAGTGAAAGAGGAAATATCCAAATTCTGCTCGTTAAGATATTCACATCGGCATCGTAATTCCTTTTCAAGAGTCAGTCGGAATAGCTTGGGATATATTTATGGTGGCAACAATTGTTCTTTATCTATTGAAAGAAGCAAACGTTTTTTAACTCCACCTGTCATTTGCCCAAGGACGCGGAAATTTTTAAGGTTCCGTAATAAGTTAAGTTCAGAGAGTGGTGCAGAAGCTTCTGATTTGCGGGATACTACTGTAAAGGGAAATGATTATCTCGCAAGCTCGAGTGGAGAAGTTTT TGAGTTGAATGAGACTGTTCCCATAATAGAAAATGTTGAAAGTGACTCAACAGAGGCTCCTACAAGTTCATCTCGATCTTCCGAGGTCAGGCGTGAGCTTGTGATGCTGTCTTTACCAGCAATTGCTGGACAGGCCATTGACCCTTTGGTACAATTAATGGAGACTGCTTATATTGGGCGCCTGG GTTCAGTGGAGTTAGCTTCAGCGGGTGTCTCCATATCGGTTTTTAACATCATTTCAAAGCTATTTAATGTTCCTCTACTTAGTGTTGCTACATCTTTTGTGGCTGAAGACATTGCCAAGAATGTGACCAAAGTTTACATGTCAG AGGAGGCAGAAGGCACCAACGGTAGACTTCCCATAGGGGTAGCAGAAAGGCATCAGTTTTCTTCTGTATCTACAGCATTATTTTTAGCAGTTGGCATTGGCATCATTGAAGCTTTGGCTTTGGCTTTGGGATCTGAACTACTTCTTGGTTTGATGGGCATATCATCT ACTTCACCTATGAGAGCTCCAGCAAAAAGATTCCTTGCTCTGCGTGCTCTTGGTGCTCCTGCATTTGTAGTTTCCTTGGCCCTTCAAGGCATATTCCGTGGATTTAAGGATACAAAGACTCCAGTCTTCTGTTTAG GCATTGGAAACTTTATAGCTATATTTTTGTTTCCCTTACTTATGTATTATTTCGGCTTGGGTGTATCCGGAGCTGCTATATCCACTGTCATTTCACA ATACCTGGTGGCCTTTTCTATGATCTGGTATTTAAATCAGAGAGTAATATTATTACCGCCACGATTTGGGGAGCTGCAATTtggtggctatttaaaatctg GTGGTTTCCTCATTGGAAGAACTCTTTCTGTCCTTTTCACAATGACACTTGCTACATCAATGGCTGCCCGTCAAGGTGCTGTAGCGATGGCTGCTCATCAAATATGCTTACAAGTATGGTTAGCTGTCTCCCTCCTCACAGATGCACTGGCTGCATCTGCACAG GCGTTGGTTGCTAGTTATTTATCGAAAGGTGATTACGTGGTAGTAACCGAAATTACACACTATGTGCTAAAG CTAGGGCTACTTGCTGGTGTGTTTTTGGCAGCTGCATTAGGTGTTTCTTTTGGCTCTTTATCTACTTTATTTACCAAGGATGCTGAAGTGTTAGCTGTGGTTGGTACAGGTGTATTG TTTGTCAGTGCCAGTCAACCAATAAATGCTCTTGCCTTTATCTTTGATGGCCTCCATTATGGTGTTTCAGACTTCCCTTATGCAGCTCGCTCCATG ATGCTGGTGGGGGCAATATCATCGGGATTTCTGCTGTTTGCTCCTAGACATCTTGGTCTTCCTGGTGTTTGGTTGGGCTTGACCCTTTTCATGGGATTGCGCATGATGGCTGGGATTATCAG GTTATTGTCAAAGAAAAGTCCTTGGTGGTTTCTGCATTGTGACACTAATGAAGCCAAG GTTATTAGTTGA
- the LOC104215978 gene encoding probable flavin-containing monooxygenase 1, producing MANEQRESGKKQVITIIGAGISGLLACKYSLSKGFDPIVFESESSIGGVWTKTIESTKLQTPKPLYQFSDFPWPDSVTEVFPDQHTVLEYIESYARHFALLRNIQFNTKVLSLSYESSDDSDGELNLWGGAGEPFSTKGKWNITVQDTQTLPIKVYQVDFVVVCVGRFSQVPNIPQFPPNKGPQAFDGEVIHSMDYSKMNSTTATNLVKDKNVAVVGFQKSGMDIAMECSTVNGIERACTVIIRTPHWNLPDYFPWGFPLAKLYLSRFSELMVHKPGEGLLLYLMATILSPLRWGFSKFVESHIKHKLKLSKHGLVPEHSFLNELSACLISTVPEGFYNRVEEGRLKLKKAKSFGFTKEGIVLEGQAEPIKSDLVILATGWKGIDKIKNVFESPNFQEYIAGSDGSAVPLYRECIHPKIPQLAIIGFSESVANLYTSEIRCRWLAEFLDGKFKLPSVKAMEEDIAQWDKYKKRYSKKYYRRSCIGALHIWHNDQLCKDMGWNPKRKKGLMAEWFEPYGPSDYAG from the exons ATGGCAAATGAACAAAGAGAGAGCGGGAAAAAGCAGGTGATAACAATAATCGGAGCTGGTATTAGCGGCCTATTGGCCTGCAAATACAGCCTTTCCAAAGGTTTTGATCCCATTGTATTCGAGTCCGAGAGTAGTATTGGAGGTGTGTGGACTAAGACTATTGAGAGCACAAAGCTACAAACACCGAAACCTCTTTACCAATTTTCTGATTTTCCATGGCCTGATTCTGTAACCGAAGTGTTCCCTGACCAACACACCGTTTTAGAGTATATCGAGTCGTACGCTCGTCACTTTGCTTTGCTCCGTAACATTCAGTTCAATACCAAAGTATTAAGCCTCAGCTATGAATCTAGTGACGACTCCGATGGAGAATTGAATTTGTGGGGCGGCGCCGGCGAGCCTTTTAGCACTAAAGGGAAGTGGAACATCACTGTACAAGACACTCAAACCCTTCCCATAAAG GTATACCAAGTTGATTTTGTAGTAGTTTGCGTGGGAAGATTCAGCCAAGTTCCAAATATTCCTCAGTTCCCTCCAAACAAAGGTCCACAAGCTTTCGATGGTGAAGTAATCCATTCAATGGATTATTCCAAAATGAACTCCACAACTGCAACCAATTTAGTCAAAGATAAAAACGTAGCCGTTGTTGGATTCCAAAAATCAGGAATGGACATTGCCATGGAGTGCTCTACCGTTAATG GGATTGAACGTGCATGCACAGTAATAATCAGGACTCCACACTGGAACCTTCCAGATTATTTTCCATGGGGATTCCCTTTGGCAAAACTCTATCTAAGTCGATTCTCCGAACTTATGGTGCATAAGCCCGGTGAAGGCCTTCTTTTATATCTCATGGCTACTATTCTTTCACCTCTG AGGTGGGGATTCTCAAAATTTGTGGAAAGCCATATAAAACACAAGCTCAAGCTTTCAAAACATGGATTGGTTCCAGAGCATAGTTTCTTAAACGAATTGAGTGCATGTTTAATTTCTACGGTGCCTGAAGGCTTCTACAACAGAGTTGAGGAAGGACGTCTCAAGCTGAAGAAAGCAAAGAGTTTTGGATTTACTAAAGAAGGTATCGTGCTTGAGGGTCAAGCTGAACCAATTAAGTCGGACTTGGTCATACTCGCTACTGGCTGGAAGGGAATAGACAAGATCAAAAACGTATTTGAATCACCAAATTTTCAGGAATACATAgcaggctcagatggttcggcaGTTCCTCTATATAG GGAATGCATTCATCCCAAAATTCCACAGCTGGCAATAATTGGATTCTCTGAAAGCGTGGCAAATCTATACACTTCAGAAATAAGGTGTCGATGGCTGGCAGAGTTTCTTGATGGAAAGTTTAAACTACCTAGCGTCAAGGCCATGGAGGAAGACATAGCACAATGGGATAAATACAAGAAGAGATACAGCAAGAAGTACTACAGGAGATCATGCATTGGTGCATTGCATATTTGGCACAATGACCAACTCTGCAAGGACATGGGTTGGAATCCTAAGAGGAAAAAGGGTCTCATGGCGGAGTGGTTCGAACCTTATGGCCCGTCAGACTACGCCGGCTAG
- the LOC138878317 gene encoding putative flavin-containing monooxygenase 2, with protein MANEQRESGKKQVITIIGAGISGLLACKYSLSKGFDPIVFESESSIGGVWTKTIESTKLQTPKPLYQFSDFPWPDSVTEVFPDQHTVLEYIESYARHFALLRNIQFNTKVLSLSYESGDDSDGELNLWGGAGEPFSTKGKWTKRERENQRE; from the coding sequence ATGGCAAATGAACAAAGAGAGAGCGGGAAAAAGCAGGTGATAACAATAATCGGAGCTGGTATTAGCGGCCTATTGGCCTGCAAATACAGCCTTTCCAAAGGTTTTGATCCCATTGTATTCGAGTCCGAGAGTAGTATTGGAGGTGTGTGGACTAAGACTATTGAGAGCACAAAGCTACAAACACCGAAACCTCTTTACCAATTTTCTGATTTTCCATGGCCTGATTCTGTAACCGAAGTGTTCCCTGACCAACACACCGTTTTAGAGTATATCGAGTCGTACGCTCGTCACTTTGCTTTGCTCCGTAACATTCAGTTCAATACCAAAGTATTAAGCCTCAGCTATGAATCTGGTGACGACTCCGATGGAGAATTGAATTTGTGGGGCGGCGCCGGCGAGCCTTTTAGCACTAAAGGGAAGTGGACAAAGAGAGAGCGGGAAAACCAGAGAGAGTAG
- the LOC138878322 gene encoding putative flavin-containing monooxygenase 2: MANEQRESGKKQVIAIIGAGISGLLACKYSLSKGFDPIVFESESSIGGVWTKTIESTKLQTPKPLYQFSDFPWPDSVTEVFPDQHTVLEYIESYARHFALLRNIQFNTKVLSLSYESGDDSDGELNLWGGAGEPFSTKGKWTKRERENQRE, from the coding sequence ATGGCAAATGAACAAAGAGAGAGCGGGAAAAAGCAGGTGATAGCAATAATCGGAGCTGGTATTAGCGGCCTATTGGCCTGCAAATACAGCCTTTCCAAAGGTTTTGATCCCATTGTATTCGAGTCCGAGAGTAGTATTGGAGGTGTGTGGACTAAGACTATTGAGAGCACAAAGCTACAAACACCGAAACCTCTTTACCAATTTTCTGATTTTCCATGGCCTGATTCTGTAACCGAAGTGTTCCCTGACCAACACACCGTTTTAGAGTATATCGAGTCGTACGCTCGTCACTTTGCTTTGCTCCGTAACATTCAGTTCAATACCAAAGTATTAAGCCTCAGCTATGAATCTGGTGACGACTCCGATGGAGAATTGAATTTGTGGGGCGGCGCCGGCGAGCCTTTTAGCACTAAAGGGAAGTGGACAAAAAGAGAGCGGGAAAACCAGAGAGAGTAG
- the LOC138878329 gene encoding putative flavin-containing monooxygenase 2 yields the protein MANEQRESGKKQVITIIGAGISGLLACKYSLSKGFDPIVFESESSIGGVWTKTIESTKLQTPKPLYQFSDFPWPDSVTEVFPDQHTVLEYIESYARHFALLRKIQFNTKVLSLSYESGDDSDGELNLWGGAGEPFSTKGKWTKRERENQIE from the coding sequence ATGGCAAATGAACAAAGAGAGAGCGGGAAAAAGCAGGTGATAACAATAATCGGAGCTGGTATTAGCGGCCTATTGGCCTGCAAATACAGCCTTTCCAAAGGTTTTGATCCCATTGTATTCGAGTCCGAGAGTAGTATTGGAGGTGTGTGGACTAAGACTATTGAGAGCACAAAGCTACAAACACCGAAACCTCTTTACCAATTTTCTGATTTTCCATGGCCTGATTCTGTAACCGAAGTGTTCCCTGACCAACACACCGTTTTAGAGTATATCGAGTCGTACGCTCGTCACTTTGCTTTGCTCCGTAAAATTCAGTTCAATACCAAAGTATTAAGCCTCAGCTATGAATCTGGTGACGACTCCGATGGAGAATTGAATTTGTGGGGCGGCGCCGGCGAGCCTTTTAGCACTAAAGGGAAGTGGACAAAGAGAGAGCGGGAAAACCAGATAGAGTAG
- the LOC138878337 gene encoding putative flavin-containing monooxygenase 2 encodes MANEQRESGKKQVIAIIGAGISGLLACKYSLSKGFDPIVFESESSIGGVWTKTIESTKLQTPKPLYQFSDFPWPDSVTEVFPDQHTVLEYIESYARHFALLRNIQFNTKVLSLSYESGDDSDGELNLWGGAGEPFSTKGKWTKRERENQRE; translated from the coding sequence ATGGCAAATGAACAAAGAGAGAGCGGGAAAAAGCAGGTGATAGCAATAATCGGAGCTGGTATTAGCGGCCTATTGGCCTGCAAATACAGCCTTTCCAAAGGTTTTGATCCCATTGTATTCGAGTCCGAGAGTAGTATTGGAGGTGTGTGGACTAAGACTATTGAGAGCACAAAGCTACAAACACCGAAACCTCTTTACCAATTTTCTGATTTTCCATGGCCTGATTCTGTAACCGAAGTGTTCCCTGACCAACACACCGTTTTAGAGTATATCGAGTCGTACGCTCGTCACTTTGCTTTGCTCCGTAACATTCAGTTCAATACCAAAGTATTAAGCCTCAGCTATGAATCTGGTGACGACTCCGATGGAGAATTGAATTTGTGGGGCGGCGCCGGCGAGCCTTTTAGCACTAAAGGGAAGTGGACAAAGAGAGAGCGGGAAAACCAGAGAGAGTAG
- the LOC138878344 gene encoding putative flavin-containing monooxygenase 2 encodes MANEQRESGKNLSKGFDPIVFESESSIGGVWTKTIESTKLQTPKPLYQFSDFPWPDSVTEVFPDQHTVLEYIESYARHFALLRNIQFNTKVLSLSYESGDDSDGELNLWGGAGEPFSTKGKWTKRERENQRE; translated from the exons ATGGCAAATGAACAAAGAGAGAGCGGGAAAAA CCTTTCCAAAGGTTTTGATCCCATTGTATTCGAGTCCGAGAGTAGTATTGGAGGTGTGTGGACTAAGACTATTGAGAGCACAAAGCTACAAACACCGAAACCTCTTTACCAATTTTCTGATTTTCCATGGCCTGATTCTGTAACCGAAGTGTTCCCTGACCAACACACCGTTTTAGAGTATATCGAGTCGTACGCTCGTCACTTTGCTTTGCTCCGTAACATTCAGTTCAATACCAAAGTATTAAGCCTCAGCTATGAATCTGGTGACGACTCCGATGGAGAATTGAATTTGTGGGGCGGCGCCGGCGAGCCTTTTAGCACTAAAGGGAAGTGGACAAAGAGAGAGCGGGAAAACCAGAGAGAGTAG
- the LOC138878349 gene encoding putative flavin-containing monooxygenase 2, with amino-acid sequence MANEQRESGKKQVIAIIGAGISGLLACKYSLSKGFDPIVFESESSIGGVWTKTIESTKLQTPKPLYQFSDFPWPDSVTEVFPDQHTVLEYIESYARHFALLRNIQFNTKVLSLSYESGDDSDGELNLWGGAGEPFSTKGKWTKRERENQIE; translated from the coding sequence ATGGCAAATGAACAAAGAGAGAGCGGGAAAAAGCAGGTGATAGCAATAATCGGAGCTGGTATTAGCGGCCTATTGGCCTGCAAATACAGCCTTTCCAAAGGTTTTGATCCCATTGTATTCGAGTCCGAGAGTAGTATTGGAGGTGTGTGGACTAAGACTATTGAGAGCACAAAGCTACAAACACCGAAACCTCTTTACCAATTTTCTGATTTTCCATGGCCTGATTCTGTAACCGAAGTGTTCCCTGACCAACACACCGTTTTAGAGTATATCGAGTCGTACGCTCGTCACTTTGCTTTGCTCCGTAACATTCAGTTCAATACCAAAGTATTAAGCCTCAGCTATGAATCTGGTGACGACTCCGATGGAGAATTGAATTTGTGGGGCGGCGCCGGCGAGCCTTTTAGCACTAAAGGGAAGTGGACAAAGAGAGAGCGGGAAAACCAGATAGAGTAG
- the LOC138878359 gene encoding putative flavin-containing monooxygenase 2 codes for MANEQRESGKKQVIAIIGAGISGLLACKYSLSKGFDPIVFESESSIGGVWTKTIESTKLQTPKPLYQFSDFPWPDSVTEVFPDQHTVLEYIESYARHFALLRNIQFNTKVLSLSYESGDDSDGELNLWGGAGEPFSTKGKWTKRERENQRE; via the coding sequence ATGGCAAATGAACAAAGAGAGAGCGGGAAAAAGCAGGTGATAGCAATAATCGGAGCTGGTATTAGCGGCCTATTGGCCTGCAAATACAGCCTTTCCAAAGGTTTTGATCCCATTGTATTCGAGTCCGAGAGTAGTATTGGAGGTGTGTGGACTAAGACTATTGAGAGCACAAAGCTACAAACACCGAAACCTCTTTACCAATTTTCTGATTTTCCATGGCCTGATTCTGTAACCGAAGTGTTCCCTGACCAACACACCGTTTTAGAGTATATCGAGTCGTACGCTCGTCACTTTGCTTTGCTCCGTAACATTCAGTTCAATACCAAAGTATTAAGCCTCAGCTATGAATCTGGTGACGACTCCGATGGAGAATTGAATTTGTGGGGCGGTGCCGGCGAGCCTTTTAGCACTAAAGGGAAGTGGACAAAGAGAGAGCGGGAAAACCAGAGAGAGTAG
- the LOC138878362 gene encoding putative flavin-containing monooxygenase 2: MANEQRESGKKQVIAIIGAGISGLLACKYSLSKGFDPIVFESESSIGGVWTKTIESTKLQTPKPLYQFSDFPWPDSVTEVFPDQHTVLEYIESYARHFALLRNIQFNTKVLSLSYESGDDSDGELNLWGGAGEPFSTKGKWTKRERENQIE; the protein is encoded by the coding sequence ATGGCAAATGAACAAAGAGAGAGCGGGAAAAAGCAGGTGATAGCAATAATCGGAGCTGGTATTAGCGGCCTATTGGCCTGCAAATACAGCCTTTCCAAAGGTTTTGATCCCATTGTATTCGAGTCCGAGAGTAGTATTGGAGGTGTGTGGACTAAGACTATTGAGAGCACAAAGCTACAAACACCGAAACCTCTTTACCAATTTTCTGATTTTCCATGGCCTGATTCTGTAACCGAAGTGTTCCCTGACCAACACACCGTTTTAGAGTATATCGAGTCGTACGCTCGTCACTTTGCTTTGCTCCGTAACATTCAGTTCAATACCAAAGTATTAAGCCTCAGCTATGAATCTGGTGACGACTCCGATGGAGAATTGAATTTGTGGGGCGGTGCCGGCGAGCCTTTTAGCACTAAAGGGAAGTGGACAAAGAGAGAGCGGGAAAACCAGATAGAGTAG